In a genomic window of Ralstonia nicotianae:
- a CDS encoding CobD/CbiB family protein, translated as MTFFSVLCALILEQFRALSRDNPIYDIVRALAARAEEWFDTGQRRDAVLAWGLVTLPAVVVVALVHYLLSSISIALAFLWNVLMVYLTLGFRQFSHYFTDIHEALRRDDLTTARLILSEWSGRDTADMPVNEIVRHTLECAIVAVHRHVFGVFFWFLVPIGPAGVVLYRGAEYLARHWSEPSMDRSPVLGLFARQAFRVIDYVPARLTAIGFAIVGDFEDAVYAWRNLAAKWNDEVNGILLAAGGGALGVRLGVPIAQRDSAERIADEDSAYPMDVGQEPSVRTLQSAVGLVWRAVVLWMLLLAMLSFAVWLG; from the coding sequence ATGACCTTTTTCTCCGTACTCTGCGCGCTGATTCTCGAGCAGTTCCGTGCGCTCAGCCGGGACAACCCGATCTACGACATCGTGCGCGCATTGGCCGCGCGGGCGGAAGAATGGTTCGACACGGGGCAGCGCCGCGATGCCGTGCTGGCATGGGGCCTCGTCACGCTGCCGGCGGTGGTGGTGGTGGCGCTGGTGCACTACCTGCTGTCGTCGATCAGTATCGCGCTGGCGTTCCTATGGAATGTGCTGATGGTCTACCTGACCCTCGGCTTCCGCCAGTTCAGCCACTACTTCACGGACATTCACGAAGCGCTGCGCCGTGACGATCTCACCACGGCGCGGCTGATCCTCAGCGAATGGTCGGGGCGCGACACGGCCGACATGCCTGTCAACGAGATCGTGCGGCATACGCTGGAATGCGCGATCGTGGCGGTGCACCGCCACGTGTTCGGTGTGTTCTTCTGGTTCCTGGTGCCGATCGGGCCGGCCGGCGTGGTGCTGTATCGCGGCGCCGAATACCTGGCCCGCCACTGGAGCGAACCGTCGATGGACCGCAGCCCGGTGCTCGGCCTCTTTGCGCGCCAGGCGTTCCGCGTCATCGACTATGTGCCGGCGCGGCTGACGGCGATCGGTTTCGCCATCGTCGGTGACTTCGAAGACGCCGTGTATGCCTGGCGCAACCTCGCCGCCAAATGGAACGATGAAGTGAACGGCATCCTGCTGGCGGCCGGCGGCGGCGCGCTGGGTGTGCGCCTGGGCGTGCCGATCGCCCAGCGCGATTCCGCCGAGCGGATCGCCGACGAGGACAGCGCCTATCCGATGGATGTCGGGCAGGAACCGAGCGTGCGCACGCTGCAGTCCGCCGTGGGGCTGGTGTGGCGCGCGGTGGTGCTGTGGATGCTGCTGCTGGCGATGCTGTCGTTCGCCGTGTGGCTGGGCTGA
- a CDS encoding CoA pyrophosphatase: MRRPAFDPEQLPVLPSAATLPALGPVRLTPAFVRERLHAPPSWAPEHTDESRLIDTSLKLREAAVLVPLVQRSAGLTVLLTQRNATLSQHAGQISFPGGGRESSDRDAVDTALRETVEEVGIGAEHVEVVGRLPDYITGSGFHVSPVVGLLTPGFIARPDPSEVAEVFEVPLAFLMDPANHEVRELRWDDRVRCFYAMPYRRPGGGRYFIWGATAGMLRNLYHLLAA; encoded by the coding sequence ATGCGCCGTCCCGCATTCGATCCTGAGCAGTTGCCCGTGTTGCCGTCCGCGGCAACGCTACCTGCGCTCGGGCCGGTGCGGCTGACGCCGGCATTCGTGCGCGAACGCCTGCATGCCCCGCCATCCTGGGCGCCCGAGCATACCGACGAATCCCGCCTGATCGACACCTCGCTCAAGCTGCGCGAGGCCGCCGTGCTGGTGCCGCTGGTGCAGCGCAGCGCCGGATTGACCGTGCTGCTGACGCAGCGCAATGCCACCCTCAGCCAGCATGCCGGGCAGATCAGCTTTCCCGGCGGCGGGCGGGAGTCCTCCGATCGCGATGCGGTGGACACGGCACTGCGCGAGACGGTGGAGGAGGTCGGCATCGGCGCCGAGCATGTCGAGGTGGTCGGGCGCCTGCCGGACTACATCACGGGCAGCGGCTTTCATGTGAGTCCGGTCGTGGGCCTGCTGACGCCCGGCTTCATTGCCCGGCCGGACCCGAGCGAAGTCGCCGAGGTCTTCGAGGTGCCGCTGGCCTTTCTGATGGACCCGGCCAACCACGAAGTGCGCGAGCTGCGTTGGGATGACCGCGTGCGCTGCTTCTATGCCATGCCGTACCGTCGCCCCGGCGGCGGCCGCTACTTCATCTGGGGCGCGACCGCCGGGATGCTGCGCAACCTCTATCACTTGCTGGCGGCGTAG
- the rplS gene encoding 50S ribosomal protein L19, protein MNLIEQIEQEEIKRLTANKTIPPFAPGDTVIVNVNVVEGNRKRVQAYEGVVIAKRNRGLNSSFIVRKISSGEGVERTFQLYSPLLASIEVKRRGDVRRAKLYYLRERSGKSARIKEKLSFKRKEVAAQ, encoded by the coding sequence ATGAATCTCATCGAGCAAATCGAGCAGGAAGAAATCAAGCGCCTGACGGCCAACAAGACGATCCCCCCGTTCGCCCCTGGCGACACCGTGATCGTCAACGTGAACGTCGTTGAAGGCAACCGCAAGCGCGTGCAGGCGTATGAAGGCGTGGTGATTGCCAAGCGCAATCGCGGCCTGAATTCGTCGTTCATCGTGCGCAAGATTTCTTCGGGCGAAGGCGTGGAGCGTACGTTCCAGCTGTACTCGCCGCTGCTGGCCAGCATCGAAGTGAAGCGTCGCGGCGATGTTCGCCGTGCCAAGCTGTACTACCTGCGCGAGCGTTCGGGCAAGTCGGCACGCATCAAGGAGAAGCTGTCCTTCAAGCGCAAGGAAGTCGCTGCGCAGTAA